The segment ACTTACCATAAAGAAGTACACCAAGATGAAAGACTATTTGCAATGCTCATTTATGTATTAAGCTTTTTTACAGCATTTATCGGCCCATTAGTCGTTTATTTAATAAAAAGTGATTCACCATTTGTTAAGTATCATGGCAAAGAATATTTTAATTTCCTTATATCTTATGCTATATACGGAGCCATAAGCTGGTTGCTGGTATTTGTGCTTATCGGTTTTGTTTTGATGCCGCTTGTCGGAATTGCTGCATTTGTATTTACGCTTATTGCTGCAATCAGAGCATACGAGGGTGTTGAATACCGAATTCCATTCATTATCCGTATTATAAGATAGTACTGAGATGCAAAAAGACTCGTTCGTAATGAACAGAGTCTTTTTTTGTCTTTTGTCGAAAAAATCGTTATGATAGATTGGAATGAAGGCAAGAGAAAGAAGGATTGAAAATGAAAGAAAAGGTAGGATTAGTGCTAGAGGGTGGAGGTATGCGAGGTGTGTATACAGCAGGTGCCCTTGAGTGCTTTTTAGAACATGAGGTGTATTTCCCATATGTGATTGGTGTTTCGGCAGGAGCCAGTTATGGAGCATCTTATCTTTCAAAGCAAGCTGGCAGGAATAAAAGAGTTAGTTTGGATTTTGTTACAGATCCCCGCTATATGTCTTGGCGAAACTTTCGGCAAACAGGGCAGTTTTTTGGGATGGATTTCATTTACAATCAAATCCCAAATACGATGGTTCCATTTGATTATAATGCCTTTTATGAAAATGAAGCAGAATTTAAGATAGGGGCAACTGATATTCAAACAGGCGAAAGTGTCTTTTTTGGTAAGCAGGATTATAAAGAGGAGCTGCTGAAGGCGTTAGAAGCATCGAGTTCTTTGCCATTTTTGGCACCGATTGTAGATTTTAAAGGTAAAAAGCTGATGGACGGGGGCATTGCTGATCCTATCCCTCTTAAGAAGGCGGTAGAGGATGGTTTCACAAAAAATGTTGTCATTTTGACAAGGAATTTCGGTTATCGTAAATCAAAATCGCGGTTTTCCTTTTTTGTAAAACGCAAGTACCCTCAATTTTCCGGATTGCAACAAGCTATGCAAGCAAGATATAAATATTATAATGAAACACTTGAATATATTGAACAAGAAGAACGGAATGGAAACATACTTGTCATAAGACCACAGGAAAAATTGATTGTTGGACGAATGGAAAGAAATCCTCAAAAGCTCGAAAATTTGTATATGCAAGGCTATCGTGATGCAAAAGCGGCACTTGTGCAGATGAAAGAGCATGAATATATGTAAAGATACCAAATCCCAATTGATGTATACCAATTGGGATTTGTTTTATGTCCAACCATAAAATCTATTAATATCCAAGAACCTTCATTTTGCCTATAGCCAAAAATTCTCGCAAAGTTAACGAGACTTTCACTGAGTTCGGTGTTTTAGCTGCAAGAGGATAGGCGCGTATCCCAATTTTTTCAGAGATAGTAATTGCCCTGTAAAGGTGGAAATCACTTGTTGCGATAATTGCTTCCTTAATGTCATATATGTCTTTACTGTTTTGCAGGTTTTCAATTGTGGAAGTAGAAGTATCCTCCATAAGTATCATTTCTTCTGGAACTTTCTTTTCAAGAAGATAGTTTTTGAGTGCAGCAGCCTCTGAGATATTTTCGCCCTCACCTTTGCCGCCAGATACAATAATTTTAGACTGTTTATTATTATTCCAATAAGAGAGGGCAGCATCAGCACGGTTTTTTAGCACCTTTGATAATGTTTCGCCTTCTACTTTAGCCCCAAGGATAATTATGTAAGGTATTCCGTCTGGTGGTGTGGTAGAGGCGGTTCTTTTCATTTTTACA is part of the Niallia taxi genome and harbors:
- a CDS encoding DUF4870 domain-containing protein, producing MTYHKEVHQDERLFAMLIYVLSFFTAFIGPLVVYLIKSDSPFVKYHGKEYFNFLISYAIYGAISWLLVFVLIGFVLMPLVGIAAFVFTLIAAIRAYEGVEYRIPFIIRIIR
- a CDS encoding YdcF family protein; this encodes MKKVKLAILTFTVVMIACTSFYYVKMKRTASTTPPDGIPYIIILGAKVEGETLSKVLKNRADAALSYWNNNKQSKIIVSGGKGEGENISEAAALKNYLLEKKVPEEMILMEDTSTSTIENLQNSKDIYDIKEAIIATSDFHLYRAITISEKIGIRAYPLAAKTPNSVKVSLTLREFLAIGKMKVLGY
- a CDS encoding patatin-like phospholipase family protein, whose translation is MKEKVGLVLEGGGMRGVYTAGALECFLEHEVYFPYVIGVSAGASYGASYLSKQAGRNKRVSLDFVTDPRYMSWRNFRQTGQFFGMDFIYNQIPNTMVPFDYNAFYENEAEFKIGATDIQTGESVFFGKQDYKEELLKALEASSSLPFLAPIVDFKGKKLMDGGIADPIPLKKAVEDGFTKNVVILTRNFGYRKSKSRFSFFVKRKYPQFSGLQQAMQARYKYYNETLEYIEQEERNGNILVIRPQEKLIVGRMERNPQKLENLYMQGYRDAKAALVQMKEHEYM